From Erigeron canadensis isolate Cc75 chromosome 5, C_canadensis_v1, whole genome shotgun sequence:
CTTACGAACATAAGCAACGAAGATAGTTTACGAAAATAGTGTAAGTTCGTGAGGAAGTAAGTGCGAAGATGAGCAGAAGTTCTGTACACAGATaaaccttacgaacttagagtgttcttacgaacttagtgATTTTGTTTACGAACTTAGAGTTCGCAAGGAAGTTCTCACGAAGTTAGAGTTCTAACGAactttaagttcgtaagaagcATACGAATTTAAGCTTCTGCTTTCATCAGTTCACGAATTAGGGTACGAAAATGAATCAAATCAAGGGATAGCTTCGTAacccgctctgataccacatgttgtaATATGACATGATTCAATTCGTAATATACACGTACCGTGAGATCCAGAAgaacctgtaaaggcattaaacatatttgccattgatttcgggttcccaaaataaGATGATTGATTTAGGATGGAATGATGAATTCGGTCTAATGAATTCAACAGAGAAGATGGACGAATTTTATAATTAGGAGGCCGTGAAGTTTTTTGTGATTAACCTTgaattagagttaattactctctctatatataaagagagtATTTTCATATTAAGTCCCTCTGGTGTTTAATTCGTGCCTCATTAGTCCTCTCAAgtccaatcacctaatgggaaaccctataatatgtctttaagagtaaatacgtccatcgaatatttacttagacatagggatttcattatcgtcaattatcatatcaggaatgacacatgatcagtAACGGTCACACTAATGTGGTTCCCACATCATCAACCAAGAGAAAGACAAGGACAACACGAAAGTAGTAAAAGTATTATTATAATGCTAATATAATTAAGATTTCGGTTTTAATTAagaagtttaattaattataataagaaaTTGTCTAGCAAGCACGAAGACTAATTATTCCACAGCACACGGGTCACACTAAAACTTGACCAAAGACTTTTCATAGTTGCCAATTTATAAACCTTTCTTGATGTATTGAATTCGACTTTTCTCTGTTTTTTCATGGATCATGTCAACATCTATAAACACCATATAAATATGCTAATATCATCACGGCTTCTTCACTAacaaattatcaaattaaatcaataaatctCATAATAAGTTAATTAAGTTCTCTTGTTACAACATGAATAGAACTAgtattgttgcaacaacaaagGTGTCCCGGTTGCTACTATCTCAACTGGGACCCCGTTTGTTCTCCACAACTACAAGTGTTGCCCGCTCAACCAATATCGTTGTACATTCCAAAAATCCAATGGGTTCATTCATTGGAACCACTAGAGTCATGACCATGCATGCTCGTCAGTGGAGCACGCATGCATCCTCTGACTCTGGATCGATTAAAAAAGATGAGAGTGAAAAGAAAGCAATCTCGAGCTATTGGGGCGTTGCTCCACCATCACTCACAAAGTCTGATGGATCTGCTTGGAAATGGAACTGTTTTCGGGTACGTGATCAATATGATCAAACTCTTGAACCTCTGTTTTACTATAACGAAGAACAGCCAAATTTAGCCAATCTACATATTATATGGTTGTAATTGTTTTATTCTTATCTTCATGATTtcaaacaagtcaaatgggtcaaatttaGAAGCTTAATGAGCTACAATATACGCAAATGGGCCAGACAGGATGTAAATCATATAAAATGTTAATTTTATAATAcgttaactaattatatatcattttttttttggatgtaACAGCCGTGGGAAGCTTATCAAGCAGATACATCTATTGATGTGAAGAAGCATCACAATCCAGTCACTTGGAATGACAAAATTGCATTTTGGATAGTTCAAGCCCTCAAGTATCCCACCCATTTATACTTTCAGGTATACATCTATATATTGTTTGGTACGAGTATcatacataaatatttttgtatctAACTAATTATAACGATTGATTTTAATGAAATCGTTACAGAAAAAACACATACACCACGCGGTTTTGCTAGAAACAGTAGCCGCGGTTCCTGGAATGGTAGGAGGGATGTTGTTACACGCCAAATCACTACGTCGATTTGAGCAAAGTGGAGGCTGGATCAAAGCCTTATTAGAAGAAGCCGAAAATGAAAGAATGCATCTCATGACCTTTATTGATGTATACCAACCAAAATGGCACGAACGAGCCTTGGTTTTTGCGGTCCAAGGGGTATTCTTCAATGCATATTTTCTAGCGTATTTGGCTTCACCAAAGCTCGCTCATCGGATCACTGGTTACCTTGAGGAAGAGGCAGTGAATTCGTATACGGACTTCTTGAATGACCTGGAGAACGGGGCTATGGAGGACATTCCGGCACCAGCTATTGCTATTGATTATTGGTGTTTACCTCAAAATTCGACACTAAAAGATGTTGTTAGAGTTATACGGGCTGACGAAGCACATCACCGTGATATTAACCATTTTGCATCCGTAAGTTTGTCGctaaatcttatatttttgtttgtagatCTATTCAATTCGTCGATAATGATTTGAGAATTATTGATAGCTTTACTGCTTTTTGTTCTTCAGGATATTCAATGTCAAGGACATGAACTAAAGGAGCATCCTGCACCAATTGGGTATCACTAAAGAATACAAAACGTTTGCGTTAATTAAAGTTATATGAACCTGAGTGCGCGTGGGTTCGAATTGGGTAGGATATCAGGATATGTTATGTATAAATTTGTGTTATATCAATTGTATTCTTCATTTATTCTATAAGTTTAATGTATGAAAAAGTTGTATTTGAATATTGATCGAATATGAGACAAGAGGCTGGAAATGATGTCAACGTAATATATTTGACGAGTGAGTCTAAACTTGTTATAGGTGTCACATCGATCATAATCATATCATCACGAATCAACGACACCATTAGGTGTAACTCGTAATCCACTCGTAATGGAGTCACATGTGATGACTATTAAAATAAATGGTCATGGActattgatgacattatatatatataaaaagggaaatgattaatcatcagAAAAAGAATTAGCAGAACCACATGTCGATCTTTTTAATGTATCAAGAGGATTATTAAGCTAACTATTTAGTTAGAAGAATTTACTATTTTCCATATAACAGTTAAAGTTGAGCTTGTGTACAGTCACTTTATAGGGCAGTTTGATACTTTGATAGTTGTTAGTATGTATTAGTGATCGATGAAGAGGGTATCAAAGGTGTTCTTATTATTTTACCAAAACTCAAAAGTTGTCAAGGCATTGCATCTCGATAGGGCATCTACAAGCGAAAATGCATATATTcgatataaataaaattgaacACTACTACATAAAGTTTATTTGCAGAACTCTAACACTCGTATAATTTGGTTCAGATTTTATACAACTTTGTATTTGAATCTTCTACTCGTATTGATTTATTTGTTGATCTTGAAATTTTTTAGTTATGAACTCACTTGACTAGTATTCTGGCTCGATCATTGAGTATATTGTACATATAAGAATGTGAATACATGACACATTTGATAATACACCCTTAATTAtcatgtgtatttttttttaatttatttttagatataacAATATAAGATGAAGCTATCATCTCTCATGaaattaagtatttatatatacataagataAAGTATTTTGCATGTAATAAATAATTCAATATTGCTTactaatatctatatctatattatctatataaacaaactacctctaaaatttaacactctacctttaaaatatctaatttacccttttaatttatactaccattaaacactttatccctgaaattccaaaaatacccttaaaaaaaaccttatgcGTGCCCCTTCCCTgcagttgctcacatagtataccaaaaaagctcacatgcgttactgaatttaataatgaatcaacataaaaatgctCACTCTAACACAACAAcgcggtttgcactttcagccggactaagaaacacttgaattgaatcatacattcatgtaataacacggtatcACTACTTAACCATCTTTTTTTCCTATGCCCcggcgcatcgcgcgggtacaaggctagttttatatttattgatcgTGTGTTTAATTACAAAGGCAAATGACTAGAAGAAATACCAAACAAAGGGCATGATGCAAGTTTCGTGAGACCTTTCATGATACATATTTGAGTAAAATAAATGAGTTTTGGCAGGACAAGTTTTCCTGGTCTCGTTGGCAATTTTTGATTCACAAAAAAGTCGACCAAATACGTGGGAGTTACTCAAAAATCTTGGagccaaagaaaagaaaagcttCCATTTGGCATATTCCCTGCTGTAAGTTACTATTATACCCTCATGGTGTTCAATTTGTCCTTTTGTATTCTTTGAATCTCTTTTTGAAATTACCCTTACACATTTTGCCCATTTATAATTTTCAACCCATATATTAGAACATAATTCTTTATACCAATTATATAGTCAGAATTAAAAAATCTAGATATTAATTATGaattatattttacaaaatataagaggttttttttttcctctgaaTATTttaacggctcatggtcaatATCGCATTGTTTATGGTACGTGCAAATTTTCATCATCATATAGTGAATCTTTACTGATGTCGTATTTTAACCGAATGctcgaaaaaaaaattatttcttcaattgaattatttaaaatacatattggataacaaacataaaaagaaaaaaaaaaaaataatgtactTTACAAAAGTCTACGCCTAATACTcctgaattttatttttatttagacGATATACTTATCTTGTCTAAACTTTGTACAAAAAATTACATAGCATATTCTCCAAATATTGAAATCGAGGTAATGAAATTAAAAGTATTAacgattttaattaatatttggtTTAGTATACACTCTAGAATCTTCTTAGTAACGAAAGGCTAATATAGGAAAAACGTATAAGCATAACCATAACGATTAATGACCACAAATTGACTCTTTCCATATACTTAAAAACGACACGAAACGGCGTCGTATCACACCACCGCCATACTTTATTGTAtgggtataaaaaaaaacttaacaaaaccCATAATCCATAAACCCTTTCTCTCCAAGAAAACTATATTCacacaaaatatatttacaaacaAACTTCCGATTTTCTCGCAAATTTCCATTTTACTTCCTTCaagtataataaatatattacaaaGATGATGACACGTGGATCAGTAA
This genomic window contains:
- the LOC122599871 gene encoding ubiquinol oxidase 2, mitochondrial-like, with protein sequence MNRTSIVATTKVSRLLLSQLGPRLFSTTTSVARSTNIVVHSKNPMGSFIGTTRVMTMHARQWSTHASSDSGSIKKDESEKKAISSYWGVAPPSLTKSDGSAWKWNCFRPWEAYQADTSIDVKKHHNPVTWNDKIAFWIVQALKYPTHLYFQKKHIHHAVLLETVAAVPGMVGGMLLHAKSLRRFEQSGGWIKALLEEAENERMHLMTFIDVYQPKWHERALVFAVQGVFFNAYFLAYLASPKLAHRITGYLEEEAVNSYTDFLNDLENGAMEDIPAPAIAIDYWCLPQNSTLKDVVRVIRADEAHHRDINHFASDIQCQGHELKEHPAPIGYH